From the genome of Haloterrigena sp. KLK7, one region includes:
- a CDS encoding HalOD1 output domain-containing protein → MATEHHRNADRGSSSTDEQTYVFSSEKAPTLAVIEAVASASEADPTSLPPLYDAIDPDALDATFESTASQPGETRRVSFSYGGFDVAVGDGPGVTVTLEETTD, encoded by the coding sequence ATGGCGACGGAACATCATCGCAACGCTGACAGGGGGAGTAGCTCGACGGACGAACAGACGTACGTCTTCTCGTCCGAGAAGGCGCCGACGCTGGCCGTCATCGAGGCCGTCGCGTCCGCGTCGGAGGCCGATCCCACGTCGCTCCCACCGCTGTACGACGCGATCGATCCCGACGCACTCGACGCGACGTTCGAGTCGACGGCGTCGCAGCCGGGAGAGACGCGACGCGTTTCGTTTTCCTACGGCGGGTTCGACGTCGCCGTCGGCGACGGACCGGGCGTCACGGTGACGCTCGAGGAAACGACCGACTAA
- a CDS encoding transcription factor S, which yields MEFCDECGSMMKADDGLWKCGSCGYTEPKGDADQYVVTDSQEASEIIESSGETSLPETDAHCPECGNDRAHWYMQQIRSADESETRFFICTECEHKWREDDN from the coding sequence ATGGAATTTTGTGACGAATGCGGTTCGATGATGAAGGCCGACGACGGTCTCTGGAAGTGCGGGAGCTGTGGCTACACGGAGCCGAAAGGCGACGCCGACCAGTACGTCGTGACCGACAGCCAGGAGGCCAGCGAGATCATCGAGTCCTCCGGCGAGACCTCGCTGCCCGAGACCGACGCCCACTGTCCCGAGTGCGGCAACGACCGCGCTCACTGGTACATGCAACAGATCCGCTCGGCCGACGAGTCCGAGACGCGCTTCTTCATCTGTACCGAGTGCGAGCACAAGTGGCGAGAAGACGATAACTGA
- a CDS encoding sporulation protein, with amino-acid sequence MKRILSSLGIGAATVDTVLPTTLTAGDTVDARVDVTGGNDTQAVDGIYFALETRYETDESTRTGTIDSHRIADSFTIDPDEDRSFSVSIDVPYHTPVTMGKTDVWLDTGLDIDWAVDPDDTDPVEIRPDPLRRTMLDAVESLGFTLRTANCEASESLFSSHRFVQEFEFVPRSGPFAGELDELEIVPLPEGDGFDLLVEVDRRGGLLTEHFDADESHERLSLESTSDDFERRLRAAIERTL; translated from the coding sequence ATGAAACGTATCCTATCGAGCCTCGGTATCGGGGCCGCAACGGTCGATACGGTCCTCCCGACGACGCTCACGGCGGGCGACACCGTCGACGCGCGCGTCGACGTCACCGGCGGGAACGATACCCAGGCGGTCGACGGCATCTACTTCGCGCTCGAGACGCGCTACGAGACCGACGAGAGCACCCGCACGGGAACGATCGATTCGCACCGCATCGCGGACTCGTTCACGATCGACCCCGACGAGGACAGATCGTTCTCCGTCTCGATCGATGTGCCGTATCACACGCCCGTGACGATGGGGAAAACGGACGTCTGGCTCGATACGGGCCTCGACATCGACTGGGCGGTCGATCCGGACGACACCGACCCCGTCGAGATCCGACCGGATCCGCTCCGGCGGACGATGCTCGACGCCGTCGAATCGCTCGGGTTCACGCTCCGGACTGCGAACTGCGAGGCCAGCGAGTCGCTGTTCTCGAGCCACCGGTTCGTCCAGGAGTTCGAGTTCGTCCCTCGCTCGGGCCCCTTCGCGGGCGAACTGGACGAACTGGAGATCGTTCCGCTCCCCGAGGGCGACGGCTTCGACCTGCTGGTCGAGGTCGACCGCCGCGGCGGTCTGCTGACCGAACACTTCGACGCCGACGAGAGCCACGAACGCCTGTCGCTCGAGTCGACGAGCGACGATTTCGAACGGCGCCTGCGAGCGGCGATCGAACGGACTCTCTGA
- a CDS encoding ScpA family protein: MTREPPRGSDDSRDVDPDEFYTDGGQDDIPLNIAGHEEREPPGESGSETDSSSDGGPRDADPEAEESVLEFSEDETAGDDTDADGDGDEDDEVEPVELLVQLAEDGEIDPWDIDVVRVTDKFLAAIEDVDLRTSGRALFYASVLLRMKSDELFTADEPDEEELPPWEAPFADEGPGPMDGGDGDGPAPGFDPVESLEAEMERRLERKQARGKPETLDELVRELRSAERGSRWKESRSYDTSESPQGYDRGVQELDYHADDDFRVDDEPTSDDVTHTTHEEDIEAVIDDVETELETQYDGGREEVLYAEIEGVGGSRVMTYLALLFLAHRGRIRLEQDELFGDLWIQNAAAETDASEAIAD; the protein is encoded by the coding sequence GTGACTAGGGAGCCGCCACGCGGCTCGGACGACTCGCGAGACGTCGATCCGGACGAGTTTTACACGGACGGCGGGCAGGACGACATCCCCCTGAACATCGCCGGTCACGAGGAGAGAGAGCCGCCGGGGGAATCGGGTTCGGAGACGGACTCGAGTAGCGACGGCGGCCCTCGAGACGCCGATCCCGAGGCCGAGGAATCGGTCCTCGAGTTCTCGGAGGACGAGACGGCCGGCGACGACACCGACGCAGACGGGGACGGCGACGAGGATGACGAAGTCGAGCCCGTCGAGTTACTGGTGCAACTCGCCGAGGACGGCGAGATCGACCCGTGGGACATCGACGTCGTGCGGGTGACCGACAAGTTCCTCGCGGCGATCGAGGACGTCGACCTGCGGACGTCGGGGCGGGCGCTGTTCTACGCGAGCGTCCTCCTGCGGATGAAAAGCGACGAACTGTTCACCGCCGACGAGCCCGACGAGGAGGAACTCCCGCCGTGGGAGGCCCCCTTCGCCGACGAGGGGCCGGGGCCGATGGACGGCGGCGACGGGGACGGACCGGCGCCCGGGTTCGACCCCGTCGAGAGCCTCGAGGCGGAGATGGAGCGGCGCCTCGAGCGCAAGCAGGCCCGCGGGAAGCCGGAGACGCTGGACGAACTCGTGCGGGAACTGCGGTCGGCCGAACGCGGCTCTCGGTGGAAGGAATCGCGCAGTTACGACACGAGCGAGTCGCCCCAGGGGTACGATCGGGGCGTCCAAGAGCTCGACTACCACGCCGACGACGACTTCCGGGTCGACGACGAGCCGACCAGCGACGACGTCACTCACACGACCCACGAGGAGGACATCGAGGCGGTCATCGACGACGTCGAGACCGAACTCGAGACCCAGTACGACGGGGGCCGCGAGGAGGTGCTGTACGCCGAGATCGAGGGCGTCGGCGGCTCGCGCGTCATGACCTACCTGGCGCTGCTCTTTCTCGCTCACCGCGGTCGGATCCGCCTCGAGCAGGACGAACTGTTCGGCGACCTCTGGATCCAGAACGCCGCGGCGGAGACGGACGCGAGCGAAGCGATCGCCGATTGA
- a CDS encoding phosphoribosyltransferase yields MSDLPDDFDCTITTWEYIYGLCRDVSDDVRDDEFDPEVVVALARGGWFAGRCLCDFLGLDDLTSLKMEHYVGTAEKSGEPSVRYPMPEGSVEGKDVLIIDDIADTGGSIERAHEYVTDRDAGEVRTATLQLLGTSEYQPDYVGEHLEEWTWIVYPWNFIEDMVDLVSSVMEQADQESFTQEEIRHYLAEFHGIDRIEMEIAQPDRVPEVLTEMERRDVLESAGPGEWTLSDD; encoded by the coding sequence ATGTCCGACCTACCGGACGACTTCGACTGTACGATCACTACCTGGGAGTACATCTACGGCCTGTGTCGCGACGTCAGCGACGACGTTCGCGACGACGAGTTCGATCCCGAGGTCGTCGTCGCGCTGGCCCGCGGCGGCTGGTTCGCGGGGCGGTGTCTCTGCGATTTCCTCGGACTGGACGACCTGACGAGCCTGAAGATGGAACACTACGTCGGGACCGCCGAGAAGAGCGGCGAGCCCTCCGTCCGCTACCCGATGCCCGAGGGCAGCGTCGAGGGGAAGGACGTGTTGATCATCGACGACATCGCCGACACCGGCGGCTCCATCGAGCGCGCCCACGAGTACGTCACCGACCGCGACGCCGGCGAGGTCCGCACGGCGACGCTGCAACTGCTCGGGACCAGCGAGTACCAGCCCGACTACGTCGGCGAACACCTAGAGGAGTGGACCTGGATCGTCTACCCCTGGAACTTCATCGAGGACATGGTCGATCTCGTCTCCAGCGTCATGGAGCAGGCCGACCAGGAGTCGTTCACGCAGGAAGAGATCCGTCACTACCTCGCCGAGTTCCACGGGATCGACCGCATCGAGATGGAGATCGCTCAGCCCGACCGCGTGCCGGAAGTACTGACCGAGATGGAGCGACGCGACGTCCTCGAGTCGGCCGGCCCGGGCGAGTGGACGCTGAGCGACGACTGA
- a CDS encoding MATE family efflux transporter, which translates to MSSGPAPDASTLTEGSLVRPMFELAWPLVVIQLLQVTYNVGDTFWLGALSPDAVGAVSLAFPLLFLVISVGGGFTTAGSILLAQHTGAESGEGGLIAGQTISFISIVAVALGIVGFLATDSMLAALPADAETQAAIIPLAGDYLRVFFLGIPFVFGFFVFAALMRGYGNTRAPMRVMVGSVLLNLVIDPLLIFGVGPLPDLGVAGAAVATVISRGLATLVGFYLLYYGGVGPDIRPEHLRPRLEYVAEIVRLGVPTALEQSMTALALVGMTAMVVTFQPAVVAAYGLGNRLISLAFLPAMGMGQATDSIVGQNLGAGKGDRAERATWIAAGTIAGIMAVAALLAALFPEPFVSVFVTAEEAGRAETIAYGSTYLRFAAVGFVFMGAMQVVLGAFRGAGNTKTALAFSVLGLWLVRVPVTYALLFVAEWGPRGIWTGVVAGDVVGAVAAVAWFTRGTWKGALVDEDERTDDSPDGAAESVDAESTAE; encoded by the coding sequence ATGTCCTCCGGCCCGGCGCCGGACGCGAGCACCCTCACCGAGGGATCGCTCGTCCGGCCGATGTTCGAACTGGCGTGGCCGCTCGTGGTCATTCAGCTGTTGCAGGTGACCTACAACGTCGGCGACACCTTCTGGCTCGGGGCGCTCTCGCCCGACGCCGTCGGCGCGGTGAGCCTCGCCTTTCCGCTCCTCTTTCTGGTGATCTCCGTCGGCGGCGGCTTCACGACCGCGGGCTCGATCCTGCTCGCCCAGCACACCGGCGCCGAGAGCGGCGAGGGCGGTCTGATCGCCGGCCAGACGATCTCGTTTATCTCGATCGTCGCGGTCGCGCTCGGCATCGTCGGCTTCCTCGCGACGGACTCGATGCTCGCCGCCCTCCCCGCCGACGCGGAGACGCAGGCCGCGATCATCCCGCTCGCTGGCGACTACCTGCGGGTCTTCTTCCTCGGGATTCCCTTCGTGTTCGGCTTCTTCGTCTTCGCCGCGCTCATGCGGGGGTACGGCAACACCCGCGCGCCGATGCGGGTGATGGTCGGCAGCGTCCTGCTCAACCTCGTCATCGATCCGCTGTTGATCTTCGGCGTCGGGCCGCTGCCCGACCTCGGGGTCGCCGGCGCGGCCGTCGCGACCGTTATCTCGCGCGGACTGGCGACGCTCGTCGGCTTCTACCTGCTGTACTACGGCGGCGTCGGGCCGGACATCCGACCGGAACACCTCCGGCCCCGTCTCGAGTACGTCGCCGAGATCGTCCGCCTGGGCGTTCCGACGGCCCTCGAGCAGTCGATGACGGCGCTGGCGCTGGTCGGGATGACGGCGATGGTCGTCACCTTCCAACCGGCGGTCGTCGCGGCCTACGGGCTGGGCAACCGACTCATCTCGCTGGCCTTCCTGCCGGCGATGGGGATGGGACAGGCGACGGACTCGATCGTCGGCCAGAACCTGGGCGCGGGGAAGGGCGACCGCGCCGAGCGAGCGACGTGGATCGCCGCTGGCACCATCGCGGGGATCATGGCCGTCGCGGCGCTGCTGGCCGCGCTCTTCCCGGAGCCGTTCGTCTCGGTGTTCGTGACGGCCGAGGAGGCGGGTCGCGCTGAGACGATCGCCTACGGCTCCACCTACCTCCGGTTCGCCGCGGTCGGCTTCGTCTTCATGGGCGCCATGCAGGTCGTACTCGGCGCCTTCCGCGGCGCCGGCAACACGAAGACGGCGCTGGCCTTCTCCGTACTGGGCCTGTGGCTCGTCCGCGTGCCCGTGACCTACGCCCTGCTGTTCGTCGCCGAGTGGGGGCCGCGGGGGATCTGGACCGGCGTCGTCGCCGGCGACGTCGTCGGCGCCGTCGCCGCCGTCGCGTGGTTCACTCGCGGCACGTGGAAGGGAGCGCTGGTCGACGAGGACGAGCGAACGGACGACTCGCCGGACGGTGCGGCGGAATCCGTCGACGCCGAGTCGACCGCCGAGTGA
- the smc gene encoding chromosome segregation protein SMC, with the protein MYIKALVLDNFKSFGRKTKIPFYEDFTVITGPNGSGKSNIIDAVLFALGLARTRGIRAEKLTDLIYNPGHEDGDASGGPREATVEVILDNADETLTRSQVVNAAGSEDVGDVDEIRIRRRVKETEDNYYSYYYLNDRSVNLSDIQDLLAQAGVTPEGYNVVMQGDVTEIINMTPHARREIIDEIAGVAEFDAKKEDAFEELEVVEERIDEAKLRIEEKRDRLDQLADERRQAMRYRRLRREKEEYEGYKKASELEEKRDELADAEATADELADELEELQRELDERQGTVVRLQEDLEDLNAEIERKGEDEQLRIKSEIEEIKGEISRFEDKIEASEAAIEEAESNRREAFVEIDRKQEQIDDLEDEMREHKLEKASLKSEIQEREAERDELEAEIEAVDTEFDELKAELAERKADLEEAKTEKNDLQREQDRLLDEARRRSNEIDEKEAAIEDKREEIPEIESQRSDLERELEKAEKNRENIAGVVDDLKSEKRRIQSDIDELDDEIQAKQQEYAELEANAGESGDTSFGRAVTTILNAGINGVHGAVAQLGSVPGEYAVACETAAGGRLANVVVDDDVVGQQCIDHLKSRNAGRATFLPLTDMSQRRLPSAPSDPGVVDFAYNLVDFDDQFAGVFSYVLGDTLVVEDLETARSYMGDYRMVTLDGDLVEKSGAMTGGSGSGSRYSFTGGGEGQLERVAKQITELQEERESLREDLRGVEERLDDARDRKTDATDEVRSIENRRENLEERRESIEAEIEALEDDLDELEDERESVDERMTEISGEIEAKTAAVEEIETDIEELETELEDSKIPELTAQIEELEAEIDDREDQIAELDNTLNELSLEKEYAEDAIEDRHDEIEAAQNRKAEHEEQIEEFEAEIEAKEAKLEEKREAVAELEEELTELKEDRSELKDELSDARAERDQQQDRVNAVESKLEDTRSTVSDLEWEIESLESEVGDYDPEDVPDHDTVLEMIDLLQADMEAMEPVNMLAIDEYDEVRSDLEELEDAKATLVEEAEGIRDRIEQYETQKKATFMDAYDEIAAQFTEIFEKLSEGTGTLHLENEEDPFDGGLTMKAQPGDKPIQRLDAMSGGEKSLTALAFIFAIQRHNPAPFYALDEVDAFLDAVNADRIGEMVDELADEAQFVVVSHRSAMLDRSERAIGVTMQQDNVSAVTGIDLSDGADASGEEVPVSD; encoded by the coding sequence ATGTATATCAAGGCACTCGTTCTGGACAATTTCAAGAGCTTCGGCCGCAAGACGAAAATTCCGTTCTACGAGGACTTCACGGTTATCACGGGCCCGAACGGCTCGGGCAAGTCGAACATCATCGACGCCGTCCTCTTCGCGCTCGGACTGGCCCGCACCCGCGGGATCCGCGCCGAGAAGCTGACCGATCTCATCTACAACCCCGGTCACGAGGACGGCGACGCGTCGGGCGGCCCCCGCGAGGCGACCGTCGAGGTCATACTGGACAACGCCGACGAGACGCTGACCCGGTCGCAGGTCGTCAACGCCGCCGGCAGCGAGGACGTCGGCGACGTCGACGAGATCCGCATCCGCCGGCGCGTCAAGGAGACCGAGGACAACTACTACTCCTACTACTACCTGAACGATCGCTCGGTCAACCTCTCGGACATTCAGGACCTCCTCGCGCAGGCGGGCGTCACGCCGGAGGGGTACAACGTCGTCATGCAGGGCGACGTCACCGAGATCATCAACATGACGCCCCACGCCCGCCGGGAGATCATCGACGAGATCGCCGGCGTCGCCGAGTTCGACGCGAAGAAGGAGGACGCCTTCGAGGAACTCGAGGTCGTCGAGGAACGCATCGACGAGGCCAAGTTGCGGATCGAGGAGAAGCGCGACCGGCTCGACCAGCTCGCCGACGAGCGTCGGCAGGCCATGCGCTACCGCCGCCTGCGCCGCGAGAAGGAGGAGTACGAGGGCTACAAGAAGGCCAGCGAACTCGAGGAGAAACGCGACGAGCTCGCCGACGCCGAGGCGACGGCCGACGAGTTGGCGGACGAACTCGAGGAACTCCAGCGCGAACTCGACGAGCGACAGGGGACGGTCGTCCGCCTCCAGGAGGACCTGGAGGACCTGAACGCCGAAATCGAGCGCAAGGGCGAGGACGAACAGCTCCGAATCAAGAGCGAGATCGAGGAGATCAAGGGCGAGATCTCCCGCTTCGAGGACAAGATCGAGGCCAGCGAGGCCGCCATCGAGGAGGCCGAGTCGAACCGCCGCGAGGCGTTCGTCGAGATCGACCGCAAGCAAGAGCAGATCGACGACCTCGAGGACGAGATGCGCGAGCACAAACTCGAGAAGGCCTCCCTCAAGAGCGAAATCCAGGAACGAGAGGCCGAGCGCGACGAACTCGAGGCCGAGATCGAGGCCGTCGACACCGAGTTCGACGAGCTGAAAGCCGAACTCGCCGAGCGCAAGGCGGACCTCGAGGAGGCGAAAACCGAGAAGAACGACCTCCAGCGCGAGCAGGACCGCCTGTTAGACGAGGCCCGACGGCGCTCCAACGAGATCGACGAGAAGGAGGCCGCCATCGAGGACAAGCGCGAGGAGATTCCCGAGATCGAGAGCCAGCGAAGCGACCTCGAGCGGGAACTCGAGAAGGCGGAGAAGAACCGCGAGAACATCGCGGGCGTCGTCGACGACCTCAAAAGCGAGAAGCGCCGCATCCAGTCCGACATCGACGAACTGGACGACGAGATTCAGGCCAAACAACAGGAGTACGCCGAACTCGAGGCCAACGCGGGCGAGAGCGGCGACACCTCCTTCGGCCGCGCGGTGACGACGATCCTCAACGCGGGGATCAACGGCGTCCACGGGGCCGTCGCCCAGCTGGGATCAGTGCCGGGCGAGTACGCCGTCGCCTGCGAGACGGCGGCGGGCGGTCGGCTCGCGAACGTGGTCGTCGACGACGACGTCGTCGGCCAGCAGTGTATCGACCACCTCAAATCTCGGAACGCGGGCCGGGCGACGTTCCTCCCGCTGACGGACATGAGCCAACGTCGACTGCCGTCGGCCCCGAGCGATCCGGGCGTCGTCGACTTCGCGTACAACCTCGTCGACTTCGACGACCAGTTCGCCGGCGTCTTCTCGTACGTGCTCGGTGACACGCTCGTCGTCGAGGACCTGGAGACCGCCCGCTCGTACATGGGCGACTACCGGATGGTCACCCTCGACGGCGACCTGGTCGAGAAGAGCGGCGCGATGACCGGCGGTTCCGGCAGCGGCTCCCGGTATTCCTTTACCGGCGGCGGCGAGGGCCAACTCGAGCGCGTCGCCAAGCAGATCACCGAACTTCAGGAGGAACGCGAGTCCCTGCGCGAGGACCTGCGCGGCGTCGAGGAGCGGCTGGACGACGCCCGCGACCGCAAGACCGACGCGACCGACGAGGTGCGGTCGATCGAGAACCGACGCGAGAACCTCGAGGAGCGACGCGAGTCCATCGAGGCCGAGATCGAGGCCCTCGAGGACGACCTCGACGAACTCGAGGACGAACGCGAGTCCGTCGACGAGCGGATGACCGAGATCTCCGGAGAAATCGAGGCGAAGACCGCCGCCGTCGAGGAGATCGAGACCGACATCGAGGAACTCGAGACGGAACTCGAGGACTCGAAGATTCCCGAACTCACCGCCCAGATCGAGGAACTCGAGGCCGAGATCGACGACCGCGAGGACCAGATCGCCGAGCTCGACAACACGCTCAACGAGCTGAGCTTAGAGAAGGAGTACGCCGAGGACGCCATCGAGGACCGTCACGACGAGATCGAGGCGGCCCAGAACCGGAAAGCCGAACACGAGGAGCAGATCGAGGAGTTCGAGGCGGAAATCGAGGCCAAGGAGGCGAAACTCGAGGAGAAACGCGAGGCCGTCGCGGAGTTAGAGGAAGAGCTCACCGAACTGAAGGAAGACCGCAGCGAGCTCAAGGACGAACTCAGCGACGCGCGGGCGGAACGCGACCAGCAACAGGATCGGGTCAACGCCGTCGAGAGCAAACTCGAGGACACCCGCAGCACGGTCAGCGACCTCGAGTGGGAGATCGAGAGCCTCGAGTCGGAGGTCGGCGACTACGACCCCGAGGACGTCCCCGACCACGACACCGTCCTCGAGATGATCGACCTCCTGCAGGCGGACATGGAGGCGATGGAGCCGGTCAACATGCTCGCGATCGACGAGTACGACGAGGTCCGGAGCGACCTCGAGGAACTCGAGGACGCGAAGGCGACGCTGGTCGAGGAAGCGGAGGGGATCCGCGACCGTATCGAGCAGTACGAGACCCAGAAGAAGGCGACGTTCATGGACGCCTACGACGAGATCGCCGCGCAGTTCACGGAGATCTTCGAGAAGCTCTCGGAGGGGACCGGTACGTTGCACTTAGAGAACGAGGAGGACCCCTTCGACGGCGGGCTGACGATGAAGGCCCAGCCGGGCGACAAGCCCATCCAGCGCCTGGACGCGATGTCCGGCGGCGAGAAGTCGCTGACGGCGCTGGCCTTCATCTTCGCGATCCAGCGGCACAACCCGGCGCCGTTCTACGCGTTAGACGAGGTCGACGCCTTCCTCGACGCGGTCAACGCCGATCGCATCGGCGAGATGGTCGACGAACTCGCCGACGAGGCCCAGTTCGTCGTCGTCTCCCACCGCTCGGCGATGCTCGACCGCTCCGAGCGCGCCATCGGCGTCACGATGCAACAGGATAACGTCAGCGCCGTCACCGGGATCGATCTGAGCGACGGCGCCGACGCGAGCGGTGAGGAGGTGCCCGTGAGTGACTAG
- the glmM gene encoding phosphoglucosamine mutase → MFGTSGIRGAVGDEVTADLALSVGRALATEGYERVVVGRDVRESGAVLVDALTAGIRECGGDVIEVGVAPTPTVARGVDWLEADAGVVITASHNPATDNGIKLWSPSGQAFDAERRETIASRVETDRYDLAAWDGLGTRAQHTGLLERHVEAIADRVDDLDGLDVVVDVGNGAGSVTADALLELGASVRTLNAQQDGRFPGRPSEPNEETLGDLQELVGATDADLGIAHDGDGDRMVAVDERGRFVPKDLLLALFAREAVGSGDRVAAPVDTSLAVDDALADAGASVTRTAVGDVYVAERATEPDVVFGGEPSGAWIWPDETLCPDGPLAAAKLAAMAAADGSLAGLVDDLETYPIRRTSIEVDDKERVMETVEATVRERYDEIDALDGVRIDHGDGWTLVRPSGTEPVVRITAEARDDDRADELFEDAREIVLEASEGTDVTAAE, encoded by the coding sequence ATGTTCGGAACGAGCGGTATCAGGGGCGCGGTGGGCGACGAGGTGACGGCCGATCTGGCGCTGTCCGTCGGCCGTGCGCTCGCCACCGAGGGGTACGAACGCGTCGTCGTCGGCCGCGACGTCCGCGAGAGCGGGGCGGTTCTGGTCGACGCGCTGACCGCCGGCATTCGCGAGTGCGGCGGCGACGTCATCGAGGTGGGCGTCGCGCCGACGCCGACGGTCGCCCGCGGCGTCGACTGGCTCGAGGCCGACGCGGGCGTCGTGATCACGGCCTCGCACAATCCGGCCACGGACAACGGGATCAAACTCTGGTCGCCCTCCGGCCAGGCGTTCGACGCCGAGCGCCGTGAGACCATCGCGAGCCGCGTCGAGACCGACCGGTACGACCTCGCGGCCTGGGACGGGCTCGGGACGCGCGCGCAGCACACGGGACTGCTCGAGCGCCACGTCGAGGCGATCGCGGACCGCGTCGACGACCTCGACGGCTTGGACGTCGTCGTCGACGTCGGCAACGGCGCCGGGAGCGTGACCGCGGACGCCCTCCTCGAGTTAGGCGCGTCGGTCCGCACCCTCAACGCCCAGCAGGACGGTCGCTTCCCGGGTCGGCCCAGCGAGCCCAACGAGGAGACCCTCGGGGACCTCCAGGAACTCGTCGGCGCGACCGACGCGGATCTGGGGATCGCCCACGACGGCGACGGCGATCGGATGGTGGCCGTCGACGAGCGGGGCCGGTTCGTCCCGAAGGACCTCCTGCTCGCGCTGTTCGCCCGCGAGGCGGTCGGCAGCGGCGACCGGGTCGCCGCGCCGGTGGACACGAGCCTCGCCGTCGACGATGCGCTCGCGGACGCCGGCGCCTCGGTGACTCGAACCGCCGTCGGGGACGTCTACGTCGCCGAGCGGGCGACCGAGCCCGACGTCGTCTTCGGCGGCGAACCCAGTGGCGCGTGGATCTGGCCCGACGAGACGCTCTGTCCCGACGGCCCGCTGGCGGCCGCCAAACTCGCGGCGATGGCCGCCGCGGACGGCTCGCTCGCCGGTCTGGTCGACGATCTCGAGACGTATCCGATCCGCCGGACGTCGATCGAGGTCGACGACAAGGAACGGGTGATGGAGACCGTCGAGGCGACGGTCCGCGAGCGCTACGACGAAATTGACGCCTTGGACGGCGTCCGCATCGACCACGGCGACGGCTGGACGCTCGTCCGCCCCAGCGGCACCGAACCCGTCGTCCGCATCACCGCCGAAGCCCGCGACGACGACCGCGCCGACGAGCTGTTCGAGGACGCTCGCGAAATCGTCCTCGAGGCGAGCGAGGGGACCGACGTAACCGCCGCCGAGTGA